A genomic segment from Propionibacteriaceae bacterium ZF39 encodes:
- a CDS encoding dihydrolipoamide acetyltransferase family protein, whose product MGEFAIRMPDIGEGIAEAEVIEWLVDIGDDIATDAPLVEVMTDKARVQIPSPVAGKVLRLGGEPGESIAVGAELIRLTVAGSGNVSGEKKAKSKPADPTPEPEPERPAEDDVSKEITRRERAAHPVHTGRVLAAPAVRTRAREAGVDLASIPGSGPGSRVTQADLDDFLGSGSSAAEGVEEIPLTGVRRATARRMQDAWTRIPHITIVEEVDVTELQTLRTKLNERDSTKPRLTVLPFVVLALVRAIADHPEVNAHLDDEAEVVRRFAAVHVGIATQGPDGLRVPVIPEAQAQDLWQVAESLATVSEAARDGTATREQLTGSTITVTSLGKLGAMVTTPIINAPEVAIVGVNRMATKPMWDGSAFVPRTVMNVSCSFDHRVIDGWEAARFVARLKDLLETPGLLFVP is encoded by the coding sequence ATGGGGGAGTTCGCGATCAGGATGCCCGACATCGGCGAGGGCATCGCCGAGGCCGAGGTGATCGAATGGCTCGTCGATATCGGTGACGACATCGCCACCGATGCGCCGCTCGTGGAGGTCATGACCGACAAGGCCCGCGTACAGATCCCCTCGCCGGTCGCAGGGAAAGTCCTGCGGCTCGGCGGGGAACCGGGGGAGTCGATCGCCGTCGGCGCGGAGCTCATCCGGCTCACCGTCGCAGGGTCGGGCAACGTGTCGGGGGAGAAGAAGGCGAAGTCGAAGCCGGCGGATCCGACTCCGGAACCCGAGCCCGAGAGGCCCGCTGAGGACGATGTGTCGAAGGAGATCACCCGGCGCGAGCGGGCGGCGCATCCGGTCCATACGGGGAGGGTGCTCGCGGCACCGGCCGTCCGGACTCGGGCGCGCGAGGCCGGAGTCGATCTCGCGTCGATCCCCGGATCCGGTCCGGGATCGAGGGTGACCCAGGCAGATCTGGATGACTTCCTCGGGTCAGGTTCGTCCGCGGCCGAGGGCGTGGAGGAGATCCCCCTCACAGGCGTACGCCGCGCCACCGCCCGGCGCATGCAGGACGCCTGGACGCGCATTCCCCACATCACGATCGTCGAGGAGGTCGATGTCACCGAACTGCAGACTCTGCGTACCAAACTGAACGAGCGCGACTCGACCAAGCCCCGACTCACAGTGCTGCCGTTCGTGGTGCTCGCGCTGGTCCGGGCGATCGCGGACCATCCCGAGGTGAATGCGCATCTGGACGACGAGGCCGAGGTGGTACGCCGGTTCGCTGCCGTGCACGTCGGCATCGCGACGCAGGGCCCGGACGGGTTGCGGGTGCCGGTCATCCCGGAGGCGCAGGCCCAGGACCTCTGGCAGGTGGCGGAGTCGCTGGCGACAGTGAGCGAGGCCGCGCGGGACGGCACGGCCACGCGGGAGCAGCTCACCGGGTCGACGATCACGGTGACCTCGCTCGGCAAACTCGGTGCCATGGTCACCACGCCCATCATCAACGCGCCCGAGGTCGCGATTGTGGGCGTGAACCGCATGGCGACCAAGCCGATGTGGGACGGTTCGGCCTTCGTGCCGCGCACGGTCATGAACGTGTCCTGCAGCTTCGATCACCGCGTGATCGATGGTTGGGAGGCCGCTCGGTTCGTGGCCCGACTGAAGGACCTGCTCGAGACACCGGGGCTGCTGTTCGTGCCGTGA